A genomic region of Terriglobales bacterium contains the following coding sequences:
- the rsmG gene encoding 16S rRNA (guanine(527)-N(7))-methyltransferase RsmG has product MELPRIAALLAPFGVELNRAQLAQVATYLDLLLRWNARINLTAVRDPEQIVQRHFGESFFAADRLKAALAKEFQPTALDLGSGAGFPGLPLKIAAPNLRVTLIESHARKGTFLNEVIRALGVADASVYRGRAESFAAQARLVTLRAVEEFDRVLPTAASLVAPGGRLALMIGAVQVAKARGGAPGLKWEEPIHVPLSKARTLLVGMNPPKHESNP; this is encoded by the coding sequence GTGGAGCTGCCACGCATCGCCGCGCTGCTTGCGCCCTTCGGCGTCGAGCTGAACCGAGCGCAACTTGCGCAGGTGGCGACCTACCTCGATCTTCTCCTTCGCTGGAACGCGCGCATAAATCTCACCGCCGTGCGCGATCCCGAGCAGATCGTACAGCGCCACTTCGGCGAGTCGTTCTTCGCGGCCGATCGCTTGAAAGCCGCGCTGGCCAAGGAGTTTCAGCCCACGGCGCTCGACCTTGGATCAGGCGCTGGCTTCCCCGGTTTGCCGTTGAAGATCGCCGCGCCTAACCTGCGCGTGACCCTGATCGAGTCGCACGCGCGCAAAGGGACGTTCCTGAACGAGGTCATACGCGCGCTGGGAGTGGCCGACGCATCCGTCTACCGCGGGCGCGCCGAATCGTTCGCAGCACAGGCCCGGTTGGTGACCCTGCGCGCGGTCGAGGAGTTCGATCGCGTGCTGCCCACCGCAGCGTCCCTGGTTGCGCCCGGCGGACGCCTCGCCTTGATGATCGGTGCTGTGCAGGTCGCCAAGGCCCGCGGCGGCGCGCCCGGGCTGAAGTGGGAAGAGCCCATCCATGTTCCACTTTCCAAGGCGCGGACCCTGCTCGTCGGCATGAACCCGCCGAAGCACGAATCCAATCCGTAA